One window from the genome of Solea solea chromosome 13, fSolSol10.1, whole genome shotgun sequence encodes:
- the LOC131471537 gene encoding polyadenylate-binding protein 1A, whose translation MNPSAPSYPMASLYVGDLHPDVTEAMLYEKFSPAGPILSIRVCRDMITRRSLGYAYVNFQQPADAERALDTMNFDVIKGRPLRIMWSQRDPSLRKSGVGNIFIKNLDKSIDNKALYDTFSAFGNILSCKVVCDENGSKGYGFVHFETHEAAERAIEKMNGMLLNDRKVFVGRFKSRKEREAELGARAKEFTNVYIKNFGEDMDDEKLRELFNQYGPTLSIRVMTDESGKSKGFGFVSFERHEDAQKAVDDMNGKEMNGRQVYVGRAQKKGERQNELKRKFEQMKQDRMTRYQGVNLYVKNLDDGLDDERLRKEFSPFGTITSAKVMMEGGRSKGFGFVCFSSPEEATKAVTEMNGRIVATKPLYVALAQRKEERQAHLTNQYMQRMATVRAVPNPVINPYQPAPPSGYFMAAIPQAQNRAAYYSANQLAQLRPSPRWATQGVRPQHFQNMPNAVRPSAPRPQAFNTIRPTATTNTQVPRMMASQRMPTQAMSQRPASASATAAPVRTMPQYKYAAGVRNPQQHMPSQPQVPMQQPAVHVQGQEPLTASMLAAAPPQEQKQMLGERLFPLIQNMHPSLAGKITGMLLEIDNSELLHMLESPESLRSKVDEAVAVLQAHQAKEAAQKSTTPAVVPNV comes from the exons ATGAATCCCAGCGCGCCTAGCTACCCCATGGCCTCCCTCTATGTGGGAGACCTGCACCCGGACGTTACCGAGGCCATGCTCTACGAGAAATTCAGCCCGGCGGGACCCATTCTTTCCATCAGAGTGTGCAGAGATATGATCACCCGCCGATCCCTGGGCTATGCCTACGTCAACTTTCAGCAGCCTGCAGACG ctgagCGAGCCCTGGACACTATGAATTTCGATGTGATCAAAGGCAGGCCCCTACGCATCATGTGGTCTCAGCGTGACCCCTCATTGAGGAAGAGTGGAGTGGGCAACATCTTCATCAAGAACCTGGACAAGTCTATTGATAACAAGGCTCTCTATGACACCTTCTCTGCCTTTGGAAACATCCTTTCCTGCAAG GTGGTTTGTGATGAAAATGGCTCAAAGGGTTACGGCTTTGTGCACTTTGAGACCCACGAAGCTGCTGAACGGGCCATTGAGAAAATGAATGGCATGTTGCTCAATGACAGAAAAGT ATTTGTTGGACGATTTAAATCGCGCAAAGAGAGGGAAGCTGAGCTTGGAGCACGTGCCAAAGAGTTTACCAATGTTTACATCAAGAACTTCGGGGAGGACATGGATGACGAGAAACTGAGAGAGTTGTTTAACCAATATG GGCCTACACTCAGCATCCGGGTAATGACTGACGAGAGTGGCAAATCCAAGGGATTTGGCTTTGTGAGCTTCGAGAGACacgaagatgcacagaag GCCGTAGATGACATGAACGGTAAAGAAATGAATGGGAGACAGGTGTATGTGGGTCGAGCACAAAAGAAAGGGGAGCGCCAGAATGAGCTCAAGCGCAAATTCGAGCAGATGAAACAAGACCGCATGACCAGATACCAG GGAGTCAATCTATATGTAAAAAACCTGGATGATGGGCTGGATGACGAGCGCCTGCGAAAAGAATTCTCTCCATTTGGAACCATAACAAGTGCAAAG GTGATGATGGAGGGTGGCCGCAGCAAAGGCTTTGGCTTTGTGTGCTTCTCTTCCCCAGAAGAGGCCACTAAAGCTGTAACAGAGATGAATGGGCGTATTGTTGCTACAAAGCCACTGTATGTGGCCCTTGCCCAGCGCAAGGAGGAGCGTCAAGCCCATCTCACAAACCAGTACATGCAGAGGATGGCCACTGTCCGCGCTGTGCCCAATCCTGTCATCAACCCATACCAGCCTGCCCCACCCTCAGGCTATTTCATGGCAGCTATACCTCAG GCTCAGAACCGTGCTGCTTACTACTCTGCAAACCAGCTGGCACAGCTCCGCCCAAGCCCACGCTGGGCTACTCAAGGAGTGCGTCCTCAAC ACTTCCAAAACATGCCCAATGCAGTGCGCCCATCAGCTCCCAGGCCCCAGGCTTTCAACACCATCCGTCCCACCGCCACCACCAACACCCAGGTGCCACGTATGATGGCTTCCCAGAGAATGC CCACGCAGGCCATGAGCCAGCGCCCTGCCAGTGCTTCAGCCACTGCTGCCCCAGTGCGTACCATGCCCCAGTACAAATATGCTGCCGGTGTGCGCAACCCTCAGCAGCACATGCCCTCGCAACCACAAGTCCCCATGCAGCAG CCTGCTGTCCATGTTCAAGGACAGGAGCCTCTGACTGCCTCCATGCTGGCTGCTGCCCCTCCTCAGGAACAGAAGCAGATGCTGG GTGAGCGTCTCTTCCCCCTTATCCAGAACATGCACCCCAGCCTGGCGGGCAAGATTACTGGAATGCTTCTGGAGATCGACAACTCTGAGCTTCTTCACATGCTTGAGTCACCTGAGTCACTGCGCTCAAAG GTTGATGAGGCTGTTGCTGTGCTTCAGGCCCACCAGGCCAAGGAGGCTGCTCAGAAGTCGACCACCCCTGCAGTTGTTCCTaatgtttaa
- the LOC131471289 gene encoding 14-3-3 protein beta/alpha-like, giving the protein MEDDLTLLVAKARVAEQAERYDDMADIMKTVTEKKLCLVDDERNLLSVAYKNVVGARRSSWRVVSNLSLNEEKKNIAKEYQEKIENELEKICNEVLKLLDDILIKNAADTQSKVFYLKMKGDYYRYLAEMQKNKEDTMNSSEEAYKAAFESCKEMAPTHPIRLGLALNFSVFYYEICGETQKACKLAKEAFDEAIAALDKLPEDTYKDSTLIMQLLRDNLTLWTSEGQGEGDDTEEARDQGDQRDQE; this is encoded by the exons ATGGAAGACGACTTAACTCTCTTGGTGGCAAAGGCCAGGGTGGCTGAACAGGCTGAGCGCTATGATGACATGGCGGACATTATGAAGACGGTAACGGAAAAAAAACTATGCCTGGTAGATGATGAGCGTAACCTCCTGTCAGTGGCCTACAAAAATGTGGTGGGTGCTCGTCGGTCTTCATGGCGTGTGGTGTCCAACTTAAGCCTCaatgaagaaaagaagaatattGCCAAAGAATACCAGGAAAAGATTGAGAATGAGCTGGAAAAGATCTGCAACGAAGTGCTG AAACTCTTGGATGACATTCTCATTAAAAATGCCGCTGACACACAAAGCAAAGTCTTCTACTTGAAAATGAAAGGAGATTACTATCGCTACTTGGCTGAGATGCAGAAGAATAAGGAAG aCACAATGAATTCTTCAGAGGAGGCCTACAAGGCGGCCTTTGAGAGTTGCAAAGAAATGGCACCAACACACCCAATTCGACTTGGTCTTGCCCTCAATTTCTCAGTTTTCTACTATGAGATCTGTGGAGAAACACAAAAAGCCTGTAAACTGGCCAAAGAG GCTTTTGATGAAGCTATTGCAGCGCTCGACAAATTGCCTGAGGATACATACAAAGACAGTACACTAATCATGCAGCTACTGAGAGACAACTTGACA CTTTGGACCTCTGAAGGCCAGGGTGAAGGAGACGATACAGAGGAGGCCAGAGATCAAGGAGATCAAAGAGATCAAGAATGA